Proteins found in one Physeter macrocephalus isolate SW-GA chromosome 17, ASM283717v5, whole genome shotgun sequence genomic segment:
- the LOC102988601 gene encoding zinc finger protein 432 isoform X1, giving the protein MIQAQETMSFKDVAVDFTWEEWQLLAPLQKDLYRDVMLENYSNLLSVGYRVSKPDALSKLERGEEPWTIEDEIHSQTCPETGNVGNHLQGEWENERMLKGIEQYQEHNAFGNPVPQSKSHFSFRQNHDMFEFYMKTLKSHLSLVSQGQSYKIKNSTKCNGDGKSFLQCKHEEFHSPVQCPVSAKSISSKSQVIKHQGTHNAEKAHICSECGKAFFKKSQLTDHQRVHTGEKPYGCSMCAKVFSRKSRLNEHQRIHKREKSFICSDCGKVFTMKSRLIEHQRTHTGEKPYICSDCGKGFPGKRNLIVHQRNHTGEKCYVCSECGKGFTGKSMLTIHQRTHTGEKPYICSECGKGFTTKHYVIIHQRNHTGEKPYICNECGKGFTMKSRLIEHQRTHTGEKPYVCNECGKGFPRKNNLIVHQRNHTVEKSYLCGECGKGFTVKSMLIIHQRTHTGEKPYICRECGKGFPLKSRLVVHQRTHTGEKPYRCSECGKGFIVNSGLMLHQRTHTGEKPYICNKCGKGFAFKSNLVVHQRTHTGEKPFTCNECGKGFTMKRYLIVHQQIHIGEKSYICSECGKGFVMETELILHQRIHTGEKPYACNECGRGFTVKSRLVVHQRTHTGEKPFVCSECGKGFSSKRNLFVHLRTHNGNKP; this is encoded by the exons GGTATCGGGTCAGCAAACCAGATGCACTGTCCAAGTTGGAACGAGGGGAAGAACCGTGGACAATAGAAGATGAAATCCACAGTCAAACCTGTCCAG AAACTGGCAACGTTGGTAATCATCTGCAGGGTGAATgggaaaatgaaagaatgctgaaAGGTATAGAACAATACCAGGAACATAATGCATTTGGAAATCCTGTTCCTCAAAGCAAAAGTCATTTCTCTTTCAGGCAAAATCATGATATGTTTGAGTTCTATATGAAAACTTTGAAATCACATTTAAGTTTAGTCAGCCAGGGCCAAAGCTATAAAATTAAGAACTCTACTAAATGTAATGGAGATGGGAAATCATTTCTGCAATGTAAGCATGAAGAATTTCATTCTCCAGTTCAATGCCCTGTAAGTGCAAAATCCATCAGTAGTAAGTCCCAAGTCATTAAGCACCAAGGAACTCACAAtgcagagaaagcccacatatgcagtgaatgtgggaaagcctttttTAAGAAGTCTCAGCTCACTGACCATCAGAGAgttcatacaggagagaaaccttatgGATGCAGTATGTGTGCAAAAGTATTCTCCCGAAAGTCCAGGCTCAAtgaacatcagagaattcacaagAGAGAGAAATCCTTTATATGCAGTGATTGTGGAAAAGTCTTCACCATGAAGAGCCGTCTGATCGAACACCAGcgaactcacactggagagaaaccttacataTGCAGTGACTGTGGAAAAGGCTTCCCAGGGAAGcgtaatctcattgtacatcagCGAAATCATACTGGAGAGAAATGCTACGTATGTAGTGAATGCGGAAAAGGCTTCACTGGGAAGAGCATGCTTACTATACACCAGCGAactcatacaggagagaaaccctacatctgcagtgaatgtgggaaaggcTTTACCACAAAGCACTACGTCATCATACACCAACGAAaccatacaggagagaaaccctacatatgcaatgaatgtgggaaaggTTTCACCATGAAGAGTCGTCTGATTGAACATCAGCGAACTCATACAGGAGAGAAGCCATATGTATGCAATGAATGTGGAAAAGGCTTTCCCAGGAAGAATAATCTGATTGTACATCAGAGAAATCACACAGTAGAGAAATCCTACTTATGTGGTGAATGTGGAAAAGGCTTCACCGTGAAGAGCATGCTCATCATACATCAAcgaactcacactggagagaaaccctacatCTGCAGGGAATGTGGGAAAGGCTTCCCGTTGAAGAGTCGGCTTGTTGTGCATCAGCGAACGCATACGGGTGAGAAACCTTATAGATGCAGCGAATGTGGGAAAGGCTTCATCGTGAATAGCGGACTGATGTTACATCAGcgaactcacactggagagaagccctataTATGCAATAAATGTGGAAAAGGGTTTGCCTTTAAGAGCAATCTTGTGGTACATCAGCgaactcatactggagagaaaccctttaCATGCAATGAGTGCGGAAAAGGCTTCACGATGAAACGCTATCTCATCGTACACCAGCAAATTCATATTGGAGAGAAGTCCTATAtatgcagtgaatgtggaaaaGGTTTTGTCATGGAAACAGAGCTCATTTTACATCAgcgaattcatactggagagaaaccttatgcCTGCAATGAATGTGGCAGAGGCTTCACTGTGAAAAGCCGTTTAGTCGTTCATCAGCGAactcatacaggagagaaaccttttgtatgcagtgaatgtggaaaaGGCTTCTCCTCAAAGAGGAATCTCTTTGTACATCTGAGAACTCATAATGGAAACAAACCTTAA
- the LOC102988601 gene encoding zinc finger protein 432 isoform X2: MLQNYSNLLSVGYRVSKPDALSKLERGEEPWTIEDEIHSQTCPETGNVGNHLQGEWENERMLKGIEQYQEHNAFGNPVPQSKSHFSFRQNHDMFEFYMKTLKSHLSLVSQGQSYKIKNSTKCNGDGKSFLQCKHEEFHSPVQCPVSAKSISSKSQVIKHQGTHNAEKAHICSECGKAFFKKSQLTDHQRVHTGEKPYGCSMCAKVFSRKSRLNEHQRIHKREKSFICSDCGKVFTMKSRLIEHQRTHTGEKPYICSDCGKGFPGKRNLIVHQRNHTGEKCYVCSECGKGFTGKSMLTIHQRTHTGEKPYICSECGKGFTTKHYVIIHQRNHTGEKPYICNECGKGFTMKSRLIEHQRTHTGEKPYVCNECGKGFPRKNNLIVHQRNHTVEKSYLCGECGKGFTVKSMLIIHQRTHTGEKPYICRECGKGFPLKSRLVVHQRTHTGEKPYRCSECGKGFIVNSGLMLHQRTHTGEKPYICNKCGKGFAFKSNLVVHQRTHTGEKPFTCNECGKGFTMKRYLIVHQQIHIGEKSYICSECGKGFVMETELILHQRIHTGEKPYACNECGRGFTVKSRLVVHQRTHTGEKPFVCSECGKGFSSKRNLFVHLRTHNGNKP; this comes from the exons GGTATCGGGTCAGCAAACCAGATGCACTGTCCAAGTTGGAACGAGGGGAAGAACCGTGGACAATAGAAGATGAAATCCACAGTCAAACCTGTCCAG AAACTGGCAACGTTGGTAATCATCTGCAGGGTGAATgggaaaatgaaagaatgctgaaAGGTATAGAACAATACCAGGAACATAATGCATTTGGAAATCCTGTTCCTCAAAGCAAAAGTCATTTCTCTTTCAGGCAAAATCATGATATGTTTGAGTTCTATATGAAAACTTTGAAATCACATTTAAGTTTAGTCAGCCAGGGCCAAAGCTATAAAATTAAGAACTCTACTAAATGTAATGGAGATGGGAAATCATTTCTGCAATGTAAGCATGAAGAATTTCATTCTCCAGTTCAATGCCCTGTAAGTGCAAAATCCATCAGTAGTAAGTCCCAAGTCATTAAGCACCAAGGAACTCACAAtgcagagaaagcccacatatgcagtgaatgtgggaaagcctttttTAAGAAGTCTCAGCTCACTGACCATCAGAGAgttcatacaggagagaaaccttatgGATGCAGTATGTGTGCAAAAGTATTCTCCCGAAAGTCCAGGCTCAAtgaacatcagagaattcacaagAGAGAGAAATCCTTTATATGCAGTGATTGTGGAAAAGTCTTCACCATGAAGAGCCGTCTGATCGAACACCAGcgaactcacactggagagaaaccttacataTGCAGTGACTGTGGAAAAGGCTTCCCAGGGAAGcgtaatctcattgtacatcagCGAAATCATACTGGAGAGAAATGCTACGTATGTAGTGAATGCGGAAAAGGCTTCACTGGGAAGAGCATGCTTACTATACACCAGCGAactcatacaggagagaaaccctacatctgcagtgaatgtgggaaaggcTTTACCACAAAGCACTACGTCATCATACACCAACGAAaccatacaggagagaaaccctacatatgcaatgaatgtgggaaaggTTTCACCATGAAGAGTCGTCTGATTGAACATCAGCGAACTCATACAGGAGAGAAGCCATATGTATGCAATGAATGTGGAAAAGGCTTTCCCAGGAAGAATAATCTGATTGTACATCAGAGAAATCACACAGTAGAGAAATCCTACTTATGTGGTGAATGTGGAAAAGGCTTCACCGTGAAGAGCATGCTCATCATACATCAAcgaactcacactggagagaaaccctacatCTGCAGGGAATGTGGGAAAGGCTTCCCGTTGAAGAGTCGGCTTGTTGTGCATCAGCGAACGCATACGGGTGAGAAACCTTATAGATGCAGCGAATGTGGGAAAGGCTTCATCGTGAATAGCGGACTGATGTTACATCAGcgaactcacactggagagaagccctataTATGCAATAAATGTGGAAAAGGGTTTGCCTTTAAGAGCAATCTTGTGGTACATCAGCgaactcatactggagagaaaccctttaCATGCAATGAGTGCGGAAAAGGCTTCACGATGAAACGCTATCTCATCGTACACCAGCAAATTCATATTGGAGAGAAGTCCTATAtatgcagtgaatgtggaaaaGGTTTTGTCATGGAAACAGAGCTCATTTTACATCAgcgaattcatactggagagaaaccttatgcCTGCAATGAATGTGGCAGAGGCTTCACTGTGAAAAGCCGTTTAGTCGTTCATCAGCGAactcatacaggagagaaaccttttgtatgcagtgaatgtggaaaaGGCTTCTCCTCAAAGAGGAATCTCTTTGTACATCTGAGAACTCATAATGGAAACAAACCTTAA